One Alicyclobacillus acidoterrestris DNA window includes the following coding sequences:
- a CDS encoding DsbA family oxidoreductase: MKIGVFQDTVCPWCRVGKAHLFKALEQFQQEPVEVRYHAFLLDPTTPPEGRPMSSLVERLGGQARADEMHARVCQIGEACGVDFQFEKIDHIPNTMRSHELIKLAPLDRQEAVVQELHDAYFSRGEDIGDMEVLLEVARRVGLDTQVIQNGLLHEEKRAEVLEDLQFARDAGISGVPFFIFDGKYALSGAQPVEVFVQVLEQISSGNVLE; this comes from the coding sequence ATGAAAATAGGTGTGTTTCAAGATACAGTATGTCCCTGGTGTCGAGTAGGTAAGGCCCATTTGTTTAAAGCGCTGGAACAGTTTCAACAAGAACCTGTGGAGGTCCGCTATCACGCTTTTCTGCTCGATCCCACCACACCACCCGAGGGCCGTCCGATGTCCTCACTGGTTGAACGGTTAGGAGGGCAAGCGCGCGCGGATGAGATGCATGCTCGCGTGTGTCAAATTGGCGAGGCTTGTGGTGTTGATTTTCAATTTGAGAAAATTGACCACATTCCCAATACCATGCGCTCGCATGAATTGATTAAATTGGCCCCGTTGGATCGCCAGGAGGCGGTGGTACAAGAACTGCATGACGCCTATTTTTCTCGTGGGGAGGACATTGGCGACATGGAGGTTTTATTGGAAGTCGCTCGACGTGTCGGCCTGGACACACAAGTAATCCAGAACGGGCTTCTGCATGAGGAAAAACGGGCGGAGGTGCTTGAAGACCTTCAGTTTGCGAGAGATGCAGGGATTTCCGGCGTTCCATTTTTTATCTTTGACGGGAAATACGCACTTTCTGGCGCGCAGCCAGTGGAAGTATTTGTCCAGGTGTTAGAGCAAATCTCGTCCGGGAACGTGCTAGAATAG
- a CDS encoding thymidine kinase, producing MAKLYYRFGQMNASKSIQLLTVAHNYEEQGKKVTLFTPAIDTRFGHGKIASRVGIQKDAIEVDDDTNLFEEVKQTLPDCVLVDEVQFLRERHIQQLAKVVDELNTPVIMYGLLKDYRNEFFEGSRAAVLWADQIEEIKTICAHPDCNRKATMILKIKDGVPVYSGEQIEVGGNDLYRSVCRRHYFHPDVTRLF from the coding sequence GTGGCGAAGTTGTACTACAGGTTTGGCCAAATGAATGCGAGCAAATCGATTCAATTGCTGACGGTGGCGCACAATTACGAGGAGCAGGGGAAAAAGGTAACGTTGTTCACCCCTGCGATTGATACACGTTTTGGGCATGGCAAAATCGCGTCGCGCGTGGGAATTCAGAAGGACGCGATTGAGGTGGATGACGATACGAACCTGTTTGAGGAAGTGAAACAGACACTCCCCGATTGCGTTCTTGTCGACGAGGTTCAGTTTTTACGAGAACGTCACATCCAACAACTCGCCAAAGTGGTGGATGAGTTGAATACGCCAGTCATCATGTATGGTTTATTGAAGGATTATCGCAACGAGTTTTTTGAAGGAAGCCGGGCAGCAGTGCTCTGGGCTGACCAAATCGAGGAGATTAAGACGATTTGTGCCCATCCGGACTGCAATCGGAAGGCGACGATGATTTTAAAGATCAAGGATGGCGTGCCGGTTTATTCGGGTGAGCAAATCGAAGTTGGAGGCAATGATTTGTACAGATCTGTCTGCCGACGACACTATTTTCATCCCGATGTAACCCGATTGTTTTAA
- a CDS encoding DUF4406 domain-containing protein: MTHIYLSGPMTGHPDFNRPAFNNAAYCLRITGYQVTNPAEQHIPGASWADYLRHDLALMLQADCVVTLTGWQQSKGASLEVYVAKQLGIPVYELTEVLGTEGKPARDIGEGIKQLSLGI, encoded by the coding sequence ATGACGCACATCTACCTATCCGGTCCAATGACAGGCCACCCTGACTTTAATCGACCCGCGTTTAACAACGCTGCGTATTGCCTTCGTATCACCGGATACCAAGTCACAAATCCCGCGGAACAACATATCCCAGGGGCCAGTTGGGCAGATTATTTGCGCCATGACTTGGCATTAATGCTCCAAGCGGACTGTGTTGTAACACTAACTGGCTGGCAACAGTCGAAGGGTGCATCGCTTGAGGTGTATGTCGCCAAACAATTGGGGATACCTGTGTATGAATTGACAGAAGTGCTCGGAACAGAGGGGAAACCCGCAAGAGACATCGGCGAGGGCATCAAACAGCTATCGCTCGGTATCTAA